A genome region from Populus alba chromosome 5, ASM523922v2, whole genome shotgun sequence includes the following:
- the LOC118029949 gene encoding probable serine/threonine-protein kinase CST, with the protein MGSCLRSFFCDPSPSSIANNNPSTPGTSNSTYSSTSTIDVSATSSSIVCKSQFSEAASHDERNEVISNANGQILESSNLEKFTFADLKRATKNFKSDTLLGEGGFGKVYKGWIDQKTYAPSKSGSGMVVAIKKLNSGSMQGLAEWQSEVNFLGRLSHPNLVKLLGFCWEDKELLLVYEFMPKGSLENHLFRRNPNIEPFSWDIRLKIAIGAARGLAFLHTSEKKVIYRDFKASNILLDEKYNAKISDFGLAKLGPSGGESHVTTRVMGTYGYAAPEYIATGHLYVKSDVYGFGVVLLEMLSGQRALDWKRPTGQRNLVEWLKPLLSHKKKLKTTIMDSRIEGQYSSKAMVQAAQLTLKCLKADPKNRPSMKEVVEVLEQIEAMKEKPKATKSTLVSSLSKPHRRGQQPTQHRPLFIPGRRVPKYEREVNIRKITKKKVK; encoded by the exons ATGGGTAGCTGCCTAAGATCTTTCTTTTGTGATCCTAGTCCTAGCTCCATAGCCAACAACAATCCTTCCACCCCAG GGACATCCAATAGTACTTACAGCAGCACCTCCACCATAGATGTCTCAGCCACTAGTAGTAGTATTGTTTGCAAGAGTCAATTCTCTGAGGCAGCGAGTCATGATGAAAGAAATGAAGTGATAAGTAATGCAAATGGGCAAATATTGGAATCATCAAATTTGGAGAAGTTCACTTTTGCAGATTTGAAGAGGGCAACAAAGAATTTTAAATCAGATACTTTGTTGGGCGAGGGAGGTTTTGGTAAAGTCTATAAAGGTTGGATTGATCAGAAGACTTATGCGCCCTCTAAGTCCGGCAGTGGCATGGTGGTTGCTATAAAGAAATTGAACTCAGGAAGTATGCAAGGACTTGCAGAGTGGCAG TCAGAGGTGAACTTTCTAGGAAGGCTATCGCATCCCAACTTGGTTAAGTTATTGGGCTTTTGTTGGGAGGATAAAGAGCTACTCCTTGTGTATGAATTTATGCCGAAGGGAAGCTTGGAGAACCATCTGTTTAGAA GGAATCCTAATATTGAACCCTTCTCTTGGGATATACGGCTAAAGATAGCCATTGGAGCAGCTCGAGGTCTAGCTTTTCTACATACCTCAGAGAAGAAAGTCATTTATAGAGATTTCAAGGCCTCTAATATCCTGCTTGATGAg AAATACAATGCCAAAATATCAGATTTTGGCCTGGCGAAGTTGGGACCTTCTGGTGGAGAGTCACATGTGACAACCAGGGTCATGGGAACCTATGGTTATGCTGCTCCTGAGTACATTGCAACAG GTCATTTGTATGTAAAAAGTGATGTGTATGGTTTTGGTGTCGTGCTACTTGAAATGCTGTCAGGCCAAAGGGCGCTCGATTGGAAGCGACCAACTGGTCAGCGAAATTTGGTTGAATGGCTGAAGCCATTGCTCTCACACAAAAAGAAGCTCAAAACCACCATTATGGATTCAAGGATTGAGGGCCAATATTCGTCCAAGGCGATGGTACAAGCAGCACAACTTACTTTAAAGTGCCTGAAAGCAGATCCTAAAAACCGCCCCTCCATGAAAGAAGTTGTGGAGGTGTTGGAACAGATAGAGGCAATGAAGGAGAAACCAAAGGCGACCAAAAGCACTCTCGTTTCCTCACTTTCTAAACCCCATCGCCGTGGCCAACAACCAACTCAGCACCGTCCCCTCTTCATTCCAGGGCGCAGGGTGCCTAAATACGAGCGCGAAGTGAACATTCGTAAAATAACGAAAAAGAAGGTAAAGTAA